One Brachyhypopomus gauderio isolate BG-103 chromosome 15, BGAUD_0.2, whole genome shotgun sequence genomic region harbors:
- the LOC143476947 gene encoding rap1 GTPase-GDP dissociation stimulator 1-B isoform X1, which produces MADVDSLAEALKAISISTELIDEELKPHVDTILNLLLEKKRGTAEQIASSGILPMLAQTLRNKSPLTSQVTLLVAEMAREAAVRDQCIEAGLVSALVPLLNGSDQDLLLHTGRAVGRICFDNTVQQIQLVKSGVIPRLVDIMQQYPENDPLVNVCLLALCNLADMDAAREALAEVGVANVLTAQLKRAPDAERRHLILEVLGNLGESDGLKLQFVEAGVPEALAEMIRGLQGDSDPHDLCSIKIASNLIVTLLLGDESMQKCFGEGVGTVYQDILSWLQSPNTQLQLSGALAIANFARNDSNCTKMMELGVVPRLLDLLEHHVDEGDVSVQHAALSALRNLAIPASNKVRMLEDGVSMRIRTLLRSDMPPVQFKLLGTLRMIVDGQEEAATVLGTDEVLLARVMEWCEAKDHAGVRGEARRLLAALIRHSRSPEVIRSVIKADGVQHLISMATSEHVIMQNEALIALAIASAIDIDSVQEPFQIADLLPTLQKMLDDPVGAVEVKFSTLGLICSLANSSVLKEQMKALKLKDSLAKLSSHPSTKLSSQAVSVMAVLLETS; this is translated from the exons ATGGCTGATGTGG ACTCTCTGGCTGAAGCTCTTAAAGCTATTAGTATTAGTACAGAACTTATAGATGAGGAGTTGAAGCCTCATGTGGACACCATTCTGAACCTCCTACTAGAGAAGA AAAGGGGCACTGCAGAGCAGATAGCCTCCAGTGGGATCCTGCCCATGCTGGCCCAGACACTGAGGAACAAGAGCCCTCTCACCTCCCAGGTGACGCTGCTGGTGGCGGAGATGGCCAGAGAGG CCGCTGTGAGGGATCAGTGTATCGAGGCAGGCCTGGTCTCTGCACTGGTGCCTCTGCTGAACGGCTCGGACCAGGACCTGCTGCTGCACACGGGCCGGGCCGTCGGACGCATCTGCTTCGACAACA ctgtgcAGCAGATTCAGTTGGTGAAGAGCGGTGTTATCCCCAGGCTGGTGGACATAATGCAGCAGTACCCAGAGAATGACCCACTGGTCAACGTCTGCCTGCTGGCTCTGTGTAACCTTGCTGATATGG ATGCAGCGCGAGAAGCTTTGGCAGAGGTGGGGGTGGCCAATGTCCTGACAGCCCAGCTAAAGCGGGCCCCGGATGCAGAGAGACGCCATCTTATCCTGGAGGTGCTGGGGAATCTGGGAGAGAGTG ATGGGCTGAAGCTTCAGTTTGTGGAGGCAGGGGTGCCTGAAGCTCTCGCAGAAATGATTCGTGGATTGCAGGGTGACTCTGATCCTCATGACCTCTGCAGTATAAAAATAGCTTCCAACCTCATCGTGACGCTGTTACTGGGGG ATGAGTCCATGCAGAAGTGTTTTGGGGAAGGTGTGGGTACTGTGTACCAGGATATTCTGTCCTGGCTACAGTCCCCCAACACCCAGCTTCAGCTGTCCGGAGCACTGGCCATCGCTAACTTTGCGAGGAATG ACAGTAACTGCACAAAGATGATGGAGCTAGGAGTTGTTCCTCGTCTCTTGGATCTGCTGGAACATCATGTGGATGAGGGAGACGTTTCAGTGCAACACGCAGCCCTGAGTGCCCTCCGAAACCTTGCTATACCAG CGTCTAATAAAGTGCGCATGCTGGAGGATGGTGTCAGCATGAGGATCAGGACCCTCCTGCGTTCTGATATGCCCCCTGTCCAGTTCAAACTGCTCGGGACCCTGCGCATGATCGTGGATGGACAAG aggaGGCAGCTACTGTCCTGGGAACAGACGAGGTCTTACTGGCACGGGTTATGGAGTGGTGTGAAGCCAAGGATCATGCCGGTGTTAGAGGAGAAGCGCGCCGGCTTTTAGCAGCACTGATCAGACACAGTCGCTCCCCC GAAGTCATCCGCTCTGTTATCAAAGCAGATGGGGTTCAACACCTcatctccatggcaaccagcGAACATGTCATTATGCAAAATGAGGCTTTAATTGCCCTAGCCATTGCCTCTGCAATAGATATTG aTTCAGTCCAGGAGCCGTTTCAGATCGCTGATCTGTTGCCCACCCTGCAGAAGATGCTGGACGACCCTGTAGGGGCAGTGGAGGTCAAGTTTAGCACTTTAGGCCTCATCTGCAGCCTTGCTAACTCCA gcGTGCTGAAGGAGCAGATGAAAGctctgaagctgaaggacaGTCTGGCTAAGCTCTCGAGTCATCCCAGCACCAAGCTGTCTTCCCAGGCCGTTTCTGTGATGGCTGTGCTTCTGGAGACCAGCTAG
- the LOC143476947 gene encoding rap1 GTPase-GDP dissociation stimulator 1-B isoform X3, producing the protein MADVDSLAEALKAISISTELIDEELKPHVDTILNLLLEKKRGTAEQIASSGILPMLAQTLRNKSPLTSQVTLLVAEMAREAAVRDQCIEAGLVSALVPLLNGSDQDLLLHTGRAVGRICFDNTVQQIQLVKSGVIPRLVDIMQQYPENDPLVNVCLLALCNLADMDAAREALAEVGVANVLTAQLKRAPDAERRHLILEVLGNLGESDGLKLQFVEAGVPEALAEMIRGLQGDSDPHDLCSIKIASNLIVTLLLGDESMQKCFGEGVGTVYQDILSWLQSPNTQLQLSGALAIANFARNDSNCTKMMELGVVPRLLDLLEHHVDEGDVSVQHAALSALRNLAIPASNKVRMLEDGVSMRIRTLLRSDMPPVQFKLLGTLRMIVDGQEEAATVLGTDEVLLARVMEWCEAKDHAGVRGEARRLLAALIRHSRSPEVIRSVIKADGVQHLISMATSEHVIMQNEALIALAIASAIDIDSVQEPFQIADLLPTLQKMLDDPVGAVEAC; encoded by the exons ATGGCTGATGTGG ACTCTCTGGCTGAAGCTCTTAAAGCTATTAGTATTAGTACAGAACTTATAGATGAGGAGTTGAAGCCTCATGTGGACACCATTCTGAACCTCCTACTAGAGAAGA AAAGGGGCACTGCAGAGCAGATAGCCTCCAGTGGGATCCTGCCCATGCTGGCCCAGACACTGAGGAACAAGAGCCCTCTCACCTCCCAGGTGACGCTGCTGGTGGCGGAGATGGCCAGAGAGG CCGCTGTGAGGGATCAGTGTATCGAGGCAGGCCTGGTCTCTGCACTGGTGCCTCTGCTGAACGGCTCGGACCAGGACCTGCTGCTGCACACGGGCCGGGCCGTCGGACGCATCTGCTTCGACAACA ctgtgcAGCAGATTCAGTTGGTGAAGAGCGGTGTTATCCCCAGGCTGGTGGACATAATGCAGCAGTACCCAGAGAATGACCCACTGGTCAACGTCTGCCTGCTGGCTCTGTGTAACCTTGCTGATATGG ATGCAGCGCGAGAAGCTTTGGCAGAGGTGGGGGTGGCCAATGTCCTGACAGCCCAGCTAAAGCGGGCCCCGGATGCAGAGAGACGCCATCTTATCCTGGAGGTGCTGGGGAATCTGGGAGAGAGTG ATGGGCTGAAGCTTCAGTTTGTGGAGGCAGGGGTGCCTGAAGCTCTCGCAGAAATGATTCGTGGATTGCAGGGTGACTCTGATCCTCATGACCTCTGCAGTATAAAAATAGCTTCCAACCTCATCGTGACGCTGTTACTGGGGG ATGAGTCCATGCAGAAGTGTTTTGGGGAAGGTGTGGGTACTGTGTACCAGGATATTCTGTCCTGGCTACAGTCCCCCAACACCCAGCTTCAGCTGTCCGGAGCACTGGCCATCGCTAACTTTGCGAGGAATG ACAGTAACTGCACAAAGATGATGGAGCTAGGAGTTGTTCCTCGTCTCTTGGATCTGCTGGAACATCATGTGGATGAGGGAGACGTTTCAGTGCAACACGCAGCCCTGAGTGCCCTCCGAAACCTTGCTATACCAG CGTCTAATAAAGTGCGCATGCTGGAGGATGGTGTCAGCATGAGGATCAGGACCCTCCTGCGTTCTGATATGCCCCCTGTCCAGTTCAAACTGCTCGGGACCCTGCGCATGATCGTGGATGGACAAG aggaGGCAGCTACTGTCCTGGGAACAGACGAGGTCTTACTGGCACGGGTTATGGAGTGGTGTGAAGCCAAGGATCATGCCGGTGTTAGAGGAGAAGCGCGCCGGCTTTTAGCAGCACTGATCAGACACAGTCGCTCCCCC GAAGTCATCCGCTCTGTTATCAAAGCAGATGGGGTTCAACACCTcatctccatggcaaccagcGAACATGTCATTATGCAAAATGAGGCTTTAATTGCCCTAGCCATTGCCTCTGCAATAGATATTG aTTCAGTCCAGGAGCCGTTTCAGATCGCTGATCTGTTGCCCACCCTGCAGAAGATGCTGGACGACCCTGTAGGGGCAGTGGAG gcGTGCTGA
- the sprn gene encoding shadow of prion protein codes for MNRTVATCWIFLLLSAFLCDQVMSKGGRGGARGSARGSARGGRTSRVRGSSSVRVAGAAAAGAAVALGTGGWYASAQRRPDDSSERGDDYYSNRTGWELYFARTSAAVTRDFTYSELFSLLLPINLLIP; via the coding sequence ATGAACCGCACCGTGGCCACCTGCTGGATATTCCTTCTCCTCTCGGCCTTCCTGTGTGACCAGGTGATGTCCAAAGGGGGCAGGGGAGGTGCCAGGGGTTCGGCACGGGGGAGCGCGCGAGGCGGCCGCACGTCCCGCGTCCGCGGCTCCTCTTCGGTGCGCGTGGCCGGTGCAGCCGCGGCCGGCGCCGCCGTAGCGCTGGGCACCGGGGGCTGGTACGCGTCGGCCCAGCGGCGCCCGGACGACAGCTCGGAGCGCGGGGACGATTACTACAGCAACAGAACAGGATGGGAGCTTTACTTTGCCAGGACGTCCGCCGCGGTGACCCGTGACTTCACTTATAGTGAACTGTTCTCACTACTACTGCCAATAAACCTTCTGATTCCTTAA
- the LOC143476947 gene encoding rap1 GTPase-GDP dissociation stimulator 1-B isoform X2 — MADVDSLAEALKAISISTELIDEELKPHVDTILNLLLEKKRGTAEQIASSGILPMLAQTLRNKSPLTSQVTLLVAEMAREAAVRDQCIEAGLVSALVPLLNGSDQDLLLHTGRAVGRICFDNTVQQIQLVKSGVIPRLVDIMQQYPENDPLVNVCLLALCNLADMAREALAEVGVANVLTAQLKRAPDAERRHLILEVLGNLGESDGLKLQFVEAGVPEALAEMIRGLQGDSDPHDLCSIKIASNLIVTLLLGDESMQKCFGEGVGTVYQDILSWLQSPNTQLQLSGALAIANFARNDSNCTKMMELGVVPRLLDLLEHHVDEGDVSVQHAALSALRNLAIPASNKVRMLEDGVSMRIRTLLRSDMPPVQFKLLGTLRMIVDGQEEAATVLGTDEVLLARVMEWCEAKDHAGVRGEARRLLAALIRHSRSPEVIRSVIKADGVQHLISMATSEHVIMQNEALIALAIASAIDIDSVQEPFQIADLLPTLQKMLDDPVGAVEVKFSTLGLICSLANSSVLKEQMKALKLKDSLAKLSSHPSTKLSSQAVSVMAVLLETS; from the exons ATGGCTGATGTGG ACTCTCTGGCTGAAGCTCTTAAAGCTATTAGTATTAGTACAGAACTTATAGATGAGGAGTTGAAGCCTCATGTGGACACCATTCTGAACCTCCTACTAGAGAAGA AAAGGGGCACTGCAGAGCAGATAGCCTCCAGTGGGATCCTGCCCATGCTGGCCCAGACACTGAGGAACAAGAGCCCTCTCACCTCCCAGGTGACGCTGCTGGTGGCGGAGATGGCCAGAGAGG CCGCTGTGAGGGATCAGTGTATCGAGGCAGGCCTGGTCTCTGCACTGGTGCCTCTGCTGAACGGCTCGGACCAGGACCTGCTGCTGCACACGGGCCGGGCCGTCGGACGCATCTGCTTCGACAACA ctgtgcAGCAGATTCAGTTGGTGAAGAGCGGTGTTATCCCCAGGCTGGTGGACATAATGCAGCAGTACCCAGAGAATGACCCACTGGTCAACGTCTGCCTGCTGGCTCTGTGTAACCTTGCTGATATGG CGCGAGAAGCTTTGGCAGAGGTGGGGGTGGCCAATGTCCTGACAGCCCAGCTAAAGCGGGCCCCGGATGCAGAGAGACGCCATCTTATCCTGGAGGTGCTGGGGAATCTGGGAGAGAGTG ATGGGCTGAAGCTTCAGTTTGTGGAGGCAGGGGTGCCTGAAGCTCTCGCAGAAATGATTCGTGGATTGCAGGGTGACTCTGATCCTCATGACCTCTGCAGTATAAAAATAGCTTCCAACCTCATCGTGACGCTGTTACTGGGGG ATGAGTCCATGCAGAAGTGTTTTGGGGAAGGTGTGGGTACTGTGTACCAGGATATTCTGTCCTGGCTACAGTCCCCCAACACCCAGCTTCAGCTGTCCGGAGCACTGGCCATCGCTAACTTTGCGAGGAATG ACAGTAACTGCACAAAGATGATGGAGCTAGGAGTTGTTCCTCGTCTCTTGGATCTGCTGGAACATCATGTGGATGAGGGAGACGTTTCAGTGCAACACGCAGCCCTGAGTGCCCTCCGAAACCTTGCTATACCAG CGTCTAATAAAGTGCGCATGCTGGAGGATGGTGTCAGCATGAGGATCAGGACCCTCCTGCGTTCTGATATGCCCCCTGTCCAGTTCAAACTGCTCGGGACCCTGCGCATGATCGTGGATGGACAAG aggaGGCAGCTACTGTCCTGGGAACAGACGAGGTCTTACTGGCACGGGTTATGGAGTGGTGTGAAGCCAAGGATCATGCCGGTGTTAGAGGAGAAGCGCGCCGGCTTTTAGCAGCACTGATCAGACACAGTCGCTCCCCC GAAGTCATCCGCTCTGTTATCAAAGCAGATGGGGTTCAACACCTcatctccatggcaaccagcGAACATGTCATTATGCAAAATGAGGCTTTAATTGCCCTAGCCATTGCCTCTGCAATAGATATTG aTTCAGTCCAGGAGCCGTTTCAGATCGCTGATCTGTTGCCCACCCTGCAGAAGATGCTGGACGACCCTGTAGGGGCAGTGGAGGTCAAGTTTAGCACTTTAGGCCTCATCTGCAGCCTTGCTAACTCCA gcGTGCTGAAGGAGCAGATGAAAGctctgaagctgaaggacaGTCTGGCTAAGCTCTCGAGTCATCCCAGCACCAAGCTGTCTTCCCAGGCCGTTTCTGTGATGGCTGTGCTTCTGGAGACCAGCTAG
- the LOC143476947 gene encoding rap1 GTPase-GDP dissociation stimulator 1-B isoform X4, which translates to MADVDSLAEALKAISISTELIDEELKPHVDTILNLLLEKTVQQIQLVKSGVIPRLVDIMQQYPENDPLVNVCLLALCNLADMDAAREALAEVGVANVLTAQLKRAPDAERRHLILEVLGNLGESDGLKLQFVEAGVPEALAEMIRGLQGDSDPHDLCSIKIASNLIVTLLLGDESMQKCFGEGVGTVYQDILSWLQSPNTQLQLSGALAIANFARNDSNCTKMMELGVVPRLLDLLEHHVDEGDVSVQHAALSALRNLAIPASNKVRMLEDGVSMRIRTLLRSDMPPVQFKLLGTLRMIVDGQEEAATVLGTDEVLLARVMEWCEAKDHAGVRGEARRLLAALIRHSRSPEVIRSVIKADGVQHLISMATSEHVIMQNEALIALAIASAIDIDSVQEPFQIADLLPTLQKMLDDPVGAVEVKFSTLGLICSLANSSVLKEQMKALKLKDSLAKLSSHPSTKLSSQAVSVMAVLLETS; encoded by the exons ATGGCTGATGTGG ACTCTCTGGCTGAAGCTCTTAAAGCTATTAGTATTAGTACAGAACTTATAGATGAGGAGTTGAAGCCTCATGTGGACACCATTCTGAACCTCCTACTAGAGAAGA ctgtgcAGCAGATTCAGTTGGTGAAGAGCGGTGTTATCCCCAGGCTGGTGGACATAATGCAGCAGTACCCAGAGAATGACCCACTGGTCAACGTCTGCCTGCTGGCTCTGTGTAACCTTGCTGATATGG ATGCAGCGCGAGAAGCTTTGGCAGAGGTGGGGGTGGCCAATGTCCTGACAGCCCAGCTAAAGCGGGCCCCGGATGCAGAGAGACGCCATCTTATCCTGGAGGTGCTGGGGAATCTGGGAGAGAGTG ATGGGCTGAAGCTTCAGTTTGTGGAGGCAGGGGTGCCTGAAGCTCTCGCAGAAATGATTCGTGGATTGCAGGGTGACTCTGATCCTCATGACCTCTGCAGTATAAAAATAGCTTCCAACCTCATCGTGACGCTGTTACTGGGGG ATGAGTCCATGCAGAAGTGTTTTGGGGAAGGTGTGGGTACTGTGTACCAGGATATTCTGTCCTGGCTACAGTCCCCCAACACCCAGCTTCAGCTGTCCGGAGCACTGGCCATCGCTAACTTTGCGAGGAATG ACAGTAACTGCACAAAGATGATGGAGCTAGGAGTTGTTCCTCGTCTCTTGGATCTGCTGGAACATCATGTGGATGAGGGAGACGTTTCAGTGCAACACGCAGCCCTGAGTGCCCTCCGAAACCTTGCTATACCAG CGTCTAATAAAGTGCGCATGCTGGAGGATGGTGTCAGCATGAGGATCAGGACCCTCCTGCGTTCTGATATGCCCCCTGTCCAGTTCAAACTGCTCGGGACCCTGCGCATGATCGTGGATGGACAAG aggaGGCAGCTACTGTCCTGGGAACAGACGAGGTCTTACTGGCACGGGTTATGGAGTGGTGTGAAGCCAAGGATCATGCCGGTGTTAGAGGAGAAGCGCGCCGGCTTTTAGCAGCACTGATCAGACACAGTCGCTCCCCC GAAGTCATCCGCTCTGTTATCAAAGCAGATGGGGTTCAACACCTcatctccatggcaaccagcGAACATGTCATTATGCAAAATGAGGCTTTAATTGCCCTAGCCATTGCCTCTGCAATAGATATTG aTTCAGTCCAGGAGCCGTTTCAGATCGCTGATCTGTTGCCCACCCTGCAGAAGATGCTGGACGACCCTGTAGGGGCAGTGGAGGTCAAGTTTAGCACTTTAGGCCTCATCTGCAGCCTTGCTAACTCCA gcGTGCTGAAGGAGCAGATGAAAGctctgaagctgaaggacaGTCTGGCTAAGCTCTCGAGTCATCCCAGCACCAAGCTGTCTTCCCAGGCCGTTTCTGTGATGGCTGTGCTTCTGGAGACCAGCTAG
- the LOC143476558 gene encoding uncharacterized protein LOC143476558, producing MAEPGRPLLEMFPAGGGIPCDSVLPNVPALPVSKSPAEMAKTPLQPKEFQKHASNAPRSEKVLEDSSNVKPNTAAHMMVCAGDCMAVRAICPHSIAEVHRPDGAGALRGDRDSVTHQNEKGFGANVSSVHRDLGERSPGPARLPDQRSLSDNLQTRKGGPASVLPCETRGPVCLGRSLETSNQPLACMQAMQLHQSSTSSVFCREGMCSGSSAQRGCSHSAGAGSQAAGEPSGDMKHSRLEEAVCCSSYPRVAVEGTFAAYCHPQPIPAPSPASILAPIPAPSPASILAPIPAPIPAPIPAPSPARLPLQRAPPEGPEGNCRGQGVGPTLLTLPPLVSSVSETGLDGKHLLHCCSLDCDWPGPLRRQQRAGHQAGATRDAATMTSRMELRDAGVQVGQERPETQAQHVFPEVCLLDEGAHRKSPVREVSWDAEGMTWEVYGASVDPEELGLAIQKHLELQIKETAGRTARLSRQSTVTSHASAGKGRHRRRSLIPSLRPPGCCTRTTTAAD from the coding sequence ATGGCGGAGCCTGGACGTCCTTTGTTAGAGATGTTCCCAGCAGGGGGGGGCATCCCATGTGATTCTGTACTCCCTAATGTCCCTGCTCTCCCAGTTTCAAAGAGCCCAGCAGAGATGGCAAAGACCCCCCTCCAGCCCAAGGAGTTTCAGAAGCACGCCAGTAACGCGCCACGCTCTGAGAAAGTTCTGGAAGACAGCAGCAATGTAAAACCAAACACCGCCGCGCACATGATGGTCTGTGCGGGCGACTGCATGGCTGTTCGTGCAATTTGTCCCCACAGTATCGCAGAGGTTCACAGACCTGATGGAGCAGGAGCGctgagaggagacagagacagtgtgacCCATCAGAACGAAAAGGGCTTTGGAGCCAATGTCTCCTCCGTGCACAGAGACCTGGGAGAGCGGAGCCCAGGCCCAGCCAGGCTGCCTGATCAGAGGAGCCTCTCCGACAACCTTCAAACACGGAAAGGGGGCCCTGCTTCAGTGCTGCCCTGCGAAACCAGAGGGCCTGTGTGCCTGGGGAGGAGCCTGGAAACATCCAACCAGCCGTTAGCTTGTATGCAAGCCATGCAGCTGCACCAGAGCAGCACGAGCAGTGTGTTCTGCAGGGAGGGCATGTGTTCGGGGAGTTCGGCCCAACGGGGCTGCTCTCACTCTGCCGGCGCTGGCTCCCAGGCTGCAGGAGAGCCGAGCGGGGACATGAAACACTCCAGGCTGGAAGAGGCCGTCTGCTGCAGCTCGTACCCCCGCGTGGCTGTCGAGGGCACGTTCGCCGCCTACTGTCACCCCCAGCCCatccccgcccccagccccgcctccaTCCTCGCCCCCatccccgcccccagccccgcctccaTCCTCGCCCCCATCCCCGCCCCCATCCCCGCCCCCatccccgcccccagccccgcccggCTGCCACTGCAGAGAGCGCCACCCGAGGGCCCAGAGGGGAACTGCAGGGGGCAGGGAGTCGGGCCCACCCTGCTGACACTCCCCCCGCTCGTTTCCTCCGTCAGCGAGACGGGGTTGGATGGTAAGCATCTGCTCCACTGCTGCAGCCTGGACTGTGATTGGCCCGGGCCCCTGCGGCGCCAGCAGCGGGCGGGGCACCAGGCCGGGGCCACCAGGGACGCGGCCACCATGACCTCGCGCATGGAGCTGAGGGACGCAGGTGTGCAGGTGGGACAGGAGCGTCCCGAGACGCAGGCTCAGCACGTCTTCCCCGAGGTGTGTCTGCTGGACGAGGGGGCACACAGGAAGTCCCCGGTGCGAGAGGTGAGCTGGGACGCGGAGGGCATGACGTGGGAGGTGTACGGGGCCTCCGTGGACCCCGAGGAGCTGGGCCTGGCTATTCAGAAGCACCTGGAGCTGCAGATCAAGGAGACGGCGGGGAGAACCGCAAGACTCTCGCGGCAGAGTACAGTCACGTCGCACGCAAGCGCAGGGAAGGGGCGGCACAGGAGGCGGAGCCTAATCCCATCCTTGCGTCCTCCAGGGTGCTGTACCCGCACAACGACTGCAGCAGACTGA
- the chchd1 gene encoding small ribosomal subunit protein mS37 produces the protein MAMQSGAAIQDKVARLLSRERGKPVLKPNKPLVLKNEVAKRNIKKGEATCITEVSLLMACWKQKDFDSSLCSSEVSAFYRCIEQAKKDKAKDLALNQGGRLPPKQVNLLLTRYPNITKEI, from the exons ATGGCTATGCAGAGCGGAGCTGCGATCCAGGACAAGGTGGCTCGGTTGTTGAGCCGGGAGCGGGGGAAGCCCGTCCTAAAGCCCAACAAGCCGCTGGTGCTGAAGAACGAAGTCGCCAAACGCAACATTAAAAAAGGAG AGGCTACGTGTATCACAGAAGTGTCTTTATTGATGGCTTGCTGGAAACAAAAAGATTTCGACTCCTCACTCTGCTCCAGTGAAGTCTCGGCGTTCTACAGATGTATAGAACAG GCAAAGAAGGACAAAGCAAAGGATCTAGCTCTTAACCAGGGAGGAAGATTGCCACCAAAGCAAGTGAACCTGCTCCTGACGCGGTACCCCAACATAACCAAGGAAATCTAG